The Methanobrevibacter thaueri genome contains a region encoding:
- a CDS encoding DUF6110 family protein, translated as MSYKKVLDKCVEHKHALIFAAGIATAIAGKKILESQTFKDTATRGMASVMSVRKDAEECFQDMKENAEDIVEDAHRKDKKEIYVEAKE; from the coding sequence ATGTCATACAAGAAAGTTTTAGACAAATGCGTAGAACACAAACATGCACTAATTTTTGCAGCAGGAATAGCAACAGCTATAGCAGGAAAAAAAATATTGGAATCACAAACATTTAAAGATACCGCCACAAGAGGAATGGCTTCCGTAATGAGCGTTAGAAAAGACGCTGAAGAATGTTTCCAAGACATGAAAGAAAATGCAGAAGACATTGTAGAAGATGCTCACAGAAAAGACAAAAAAGAAATCTACGTAGAAGCTAAAGAATAA
- a CDS encoding ABC transporter ATP-binding protein: MPIEVKNINKSFISKKNDQLSVLKDINLNIDDGELVCLLGPSGCGKTTLLRLIAGLDQPTSGEIIANGEKVVEPSGDRAVIFQQYSLFPWLTVLQNVTFGLEMTNKGSKEENIETAERYLTRVGLIDFKDSYPHELSGGMKQRVAIIRSLLNHSPILLMDEPFSALDMQNRHKLQEQLIGVWKRFENTIVFVTHDVDEAVYLADKIVIMDKNPGRINKIIEVDIERPRKRDSKEFIALQESIVENLDMVE, encoded by the coding sequence GTGCCAATTGAAGTTAAAAATATTAATAAATCATTTATAAGTAAAAAGAATGACCAATTATCAGTTTTAAAAGACATCAATCTAAACATTGATGACGGCGAGCTGGTTTGTCTTTTAGGTCCGTCAGGATGTGGGAAAACAACTCTCCTGAGATTGATAGCCGGTCTTGACCAGCCTACCTCCGGTGAGATTATCGCCAATGGCGAAAAGGTTGTTGAGCCATCCGGTGACAGGGCTGTTATCTTCCAGCAATATTCACTCTTCCCTTGGTTGACAGTTCTTCAGAATGTTACCTTCGGTCTGGAGATGACAAACAAGGGTTCCAAAGAGGAAAACATTGAAACCGCTGAGAGATATTTAACAAGAGTTGGTTTAATTGACTTTAAGGATAGCTATCCTCATGAACTTTCAGGTGGTATGAAGCAAAGGGTTGCAATTATTAGATCCCTGTTAAATCATTCACCAATCTTGCTGATGGATGAGCCATTTTCTGCATTGGATATGCAAAATAGACACAAGCTTCAGGAACAGCTCATTGGGGTTTGGAAAAGATTTGAAAACACAATAGTTTTCGTAACCCACGATGTCGATGAGGCGGTTTATCTTGCCGATAAGATAGTTATAATGGACAAGAATCCGGGCAGAATAAATAAAATCATTGAAGTTGACATTGAAAGGCCAAGAAAAAGGGATTCAAAAGAGTTCATAGCACTTCAAGAGTCAATCGTTGAAAATTTAGATATGGTCGAATAG
- a CDS encoding ABC transporter permease, which produces MLENYRNKFIPLILPICIIIFWYLITEGLGLVNPYILPGPITVCQSAWELILNGKLLANTLDTLYKVFGGLILASVVAIPLGILLGSYKTLEDIATLVISILRPIPPVAWIPFSILWFGIGMVPAVFIIFMGCVFPILVYTIDGVKRTDKVLIESAQTLGASDWNVLKRVILPSTLPYIVSGLKVGIGIALMCTISAEMVGSSSGLGYMILTATSLFDPGTTVVGMLDIGLIGIIFDYVFTKAQDKIFW; this is translated from the coding sequence ATGTTAGAAAATTATAGAAATAAGTTTATTCCATTAATTTTACCGATCTGCATAATCATTTTTTGGTATTTGATTACTGAAGGATTAGGTTTAGTCAATCCTTATATCTTGCCAGGTCCAATAACAGTTTGTCAATCTGCTTGGGAGTTAATATTAAATGGAAAACTTCTTGCGAATACATTAGATACTTTATATAAGGTATTCGGCGGTTTGATTTTAGCGTCTGTTGTTGCAATTCCATTGGGAATTCTTCTTGGAAGCTATAAGACATTGGAGGACATTGCCACCTTGGTAATCAGTATCCTAAGGCCGATACCTCCGGTTGCATGGATTCCATTTTCCATCCTATGGTTCGGAATTGGTATGGTTCCTGCAGTATTCATTATTTTTATGGGTTGTGTATTCCCAATTTTAGTTTATACAATTGATGGAGTTAAAAGAACTGATAAGGTTTTAATTGAATCAGCTCAAACCCTTGGTGCAAGCGATTGGAATGTTTTGAAAAGGGTAATCCTTCCTTCCACCCTTCCATACATTGTATCAGGTCTGAAGGTTGGAATAGGTATTGCCTTGATGTGTACCATTTCCGCCGAAATGGTTGGTTCAAGCAGTGGTTTAGGTTATATGATTTTAACAGCAACTAGTTTATTCGATCCGGGTACAACAGTTGTTGGTATGTTAGACATCGGGTTAATTGGTATCATCTTCGATTATGTATTTACCAAGGCTCAAGATAAGATATTCTGGTAG
- a CDS encoding carboxymuconolactone decarboxylase family protein — translation MKGDVYYGKGIRELKDSHPDLFELVSSINETVWDGKVLDYKTQKLIAIGITASRADPRATKKQIRSAIEVLGITKEEIVDVLRVVLLTSGMPAFSKSLQILNSVVEAIEEEREDKA, via the coding sequence ATGAAAGGAGATGTTTATTACGGAAAAGGTATTAGGGAATTGAAAGACAGCCATCCTGACTTATTTGAATTGGTATCCAGCATCAACGAGACTGTATGGGACGGCAAGGTTTTAGATTACAAGACCCAAAAATTAATAGCTATTGGTATCACCGCATCCCGTGCAGACCCAAGAGCAACCAAAAAACAAATCAGAAGTGCTATTGAAGTTCTCGGCATCACCAAAGAGGAAATTGTCGATGTCTTGAGAGTTGTCCTGTTAACTTCAGGTATGCCTGCGTTTTCCAAATCACTTCAAATCTTAAACAGTGTTGTTGAAGCTATTGAAGAGGAAAGGGAAGACAAGGCTTAA
- a CDS encoding Ig-like domain-containing protein, with translation MNIKKYFLIIIILLIFLNLTCIYATENNTEDLATNNENNLEDILCQNNQNYEDTLSQNDEINQTNQEILTLNKQEDTLSDFEPYNTEITLIINDTGDSEVSGNITVDIHFSFTTPWHDGEFPTYDFNVYENNTIIKKINIGDQNLPEIQPNVKYTADILFNYTIHSNSYLTTSLFGVYSNTLKFEKIKNTIITNLNNTQINIDNTYTSNKTWNNSVESLRKAIMLAKNNGTINLNNILLIQDTDKTIPINKNMIIIGNDASFLLQKTQTLLEITQNAQVTLINLTFNGNNNYIISNKGKLQLINCTFKDNSFGLINNDGELEINNCNIHDINQFYQTRTVNSDGLITNNGIIKITNTIFNNNNLLPFNFPIESTTLKGIIYNNGALIINDTNFTNINYRLIHNDGEIILKNILFDNIITTSTSSLYVISINQQLNQNYTYKDYKIKSNVKTIDGGVIYNNKNLNIINSLFNNIVGSNGGAIYNTNNLTITNTTFHSTTGNNGGAIYNTNNLTITNTTFHSTTGNNGGAIYNTNQLTIENSLFNNTQSKKLYNGGSIYNKGECTINNSIITESKITISGYGGGIYNEGILAVNNTLINKCHSTGSKFDSASGIGIYNKGIMAITNSQIINNHAPSPEYITKEVEQPDGSIFIYITNIYAGVISNSETGKATIIKSIIKDNTISHGTNQNWNMYYGTIKNDGEMEISGCIFGNNTLSDWNQNSGGEGSINLYNTGKLTVIYTYLLDTQTYSGSLHDPMSFLYNSGITNLNYNFYCLNPNSIIRNANPNYYFIPSFKDDYCPIKLNQNVNITITLVLTNGLDTIQFNDWDKLPGSGLNMSIYMNSKTEKLLDALLQNNITFNFNNTNTKGEYTLFADFGGYTTNTIVDIGKEFADMIVEYNNVTYNDGNNVTFKIKVTDNNTPVSGNITLTFNNQIYQIRLNNGTCNFTMPSDLKPNNYTVKIEYNGNEDYFKIRNHYYQFTIHKIQTNITLDAPEVKIGQNGELTIKISPSTANMNGILYVDGKAKTRADTNSIRIINLKNYVVGVYNLTVVFDDDEYYLGGTASTIFIVSKYETNLTVESHDIKAGENETLNITINPGNVRGNAVLQINNETRNIFINDTTTPITLTDLEEGTYQVTVYYPGDAKYSESTAATTFSVSRITSHLTVDLTQNINLTGSIKIHTNPLNCTGEVAIYVNNDVTLLNLTNGSVKTQIKLKRGSNYIYVHYNGDRYYSISSWNTSFTIEGIPVLSLETQKLETDRTGYVRINLTDTNNIPYEYTDITIEFQNTTTVLKSDENGTVYYPVKAGAGTYNITASYGNASITKTLTVKTQSILNINIESVNEADDVMVYATLTDSANNKLTGDVLLEINGNYYRIIVKDGAGSRNLGQFKQAAYTYTAAYPGNDMLWSTNLTGSFKVNKDSYKITGNKNIIQYYGATKTYKIRLTNNNQPVKNEIITIKINKNTVKIKTDNQGYASLKLNLKAGKYTITATYKSAKASNKITIKPTLITKNKKIKKGKTLTYTAKLLNKKGKPLKNKKVTFKIKNRKYTAKTNKKGIAKIKVKNLKKGKHKILTTYKKQKNTNTVTVK, from the coding sequence ATGAATATCAAAAAATACTTTTTAATAATTATTATTTTATTAATATTTTTAAATTTAACTTGCATATATGCAACGGAAAATAATACGGAGGATTTAGCGACAAATAATGAAAATAATCTTGAAGACATTCTATGTCAAAACAATCAAAATTATGAAGATACGCTATCACAAAATGATGAAATAAACCAAACAAATCAAGAAATTTTAACATTAAATAAACAGGAAGATACTTTATCTGATTTTGAACCATATAACACAGAAATCACATTAATCATCAATGATACGGGTGATTCTGAAGTTAGTGGAAATATTACTGTAGATATCCATTTTTCATTTACAACACCTTGGCATGATGGTGAATTTCCAACATATGACTTTAATGTCTATGAAAACAACACGATAATAAAAAAAATAAATATTGGTGACCAAAATCTACCTGAAATACAGCCAAATGTTAAATACACTGCAGACATATTATTTAATTACACAATTCACTCCAATAGCTATTTAACAACATCATTGTTTGGAGTATACTCAAATACATTGAAATTTGAAAAAATTAAAAACACAATTATTACAAACTTAAACAACACTCAAATAAACATAGACAACACTTACACATCCAACAAGACATGGAATAATAGCGTAGAATCCTTACGAAAAGCAATAATGCTCGCGAAAAATAATGGAACAATAAATTTAAACAATATACTGTTAATACAAGACACTGATAAGACAATACCTATAAATAAAAACATGATAATCATTGGAAATGATGCTTCATTTTTACTCCAAAAAACACAAACATTACTCGAAATAACTCAAAACGCCCAAGTGACATTAATTAACTTAACATTCAACGGGAACAATAATTACATTATATCAAATAAAGGAAAATTACAACTGATAAATTGTACTTTTAAAGATAATAGTTTTGGTTTAATAAATAATGATGGCGAATTGGAAATTAATAATTGTAACATTCATGATATTAATCAATTTTACCAAACAAGAACTGTAAACAGTGATGGATTAATAACCAATAATGGAATCATAAAAATAACAAATACGATATTTAATAACAATAATCTTTTACCATTTAATTTCCCAATTGAATCAACAACATTAAAAGGGATTATTTACAATAACGGAGCATTAATAATTAATGATACGAATTTCACCAATATTAACTATAGATTAATCCATAATGATGGAGAAATCATATTAAAAAATATTTTATTTGATAATATAATTACTACAAGCACTTCATCATTATATGTAATATCCATTAACCAACAATTAAACCAGAATTATACTTACAAGGACTATAAGATTAAAAGTAATGTTAAAACAATTGATGGGGGAGTAATATACAACAATAAAAATCTCAATATCATCAATTCTCTATTCAATAACATCGTTGGGAGCAATGGAGGAGCAATATACAACACCAATAACCTAACAATTACAAACACCACATTCCATAGCACCACAGGAAATAACGGAGGAGCAATATACAACACCAATAACCTAACAATTACAAACACCACATTCCATAGCACCACAGGAAATAACGGAGGAGCAATATACAACACCAACCAGTTAACTATTGAAAACTCCTTATTCAACAATACACAATCAAAAAAATTATATAACGGTGGGTCCATATACAATAAAGGAGAATGCACAATAAATAATTCTATTATAACCGAATCAAAAATTACTATTAGTGGTTATGGTGGAGGAATATATAATGAAGGAATATTGGCTGTTAACAATACATTAATAAACAAATGCCATTCCACCGGAAGCAAATTTGATTCCGCATCAGGTATTGGAATATATAATAAAGGAATAATGGCAATTACAAATAGCCAAATTATAAATAATCATGCACCATCCCCAGAATATATTACAAAAGAGGTAGAGCAACCTGATGGGAGCATATTTATTTATATTACTAATATATATGCTGGAGTAATATCCAATAGTGAAACTGGAAAAGCAACAATAATCAAATCAATTATTAAAGACAATACTATTTCTCATGGTACAAATCAAAATTGGAACATGTATTATGGAACTATTAAAAATGATGGAGAAATGGAGATATCTGGTTGCATATTTGGTAATAACACTCTAAGTGACTGGAATCAAAATTCTGGAGGAGAAGGATCAATAAACTTATACAACACAGGAAAATTAACAGTAATTTACACATATTTACTTGACACTCAAACTTATAGTGGGAGTCTACACGATCCAATGAGTTTTTTATACAATAGTGGAATTACAAACTTAAACTATAATTTTTACTGTTTAAACCCGAATAGTATAATAAGGAATGCAAATCCAAATTATTATTTTATTCCTTCATTTAAAGATGACTATTGTCCAATTAAACTTAACCAAAATGTAAACATCACAATAACACTTGTATTAACTAATGGCCTTGACACAATTCAATTTAATGATTGGGACAAATTACCGGGTTCTGGATTAAACATGTCTATTTACATGAATTCTAAAACTGAAAAATTATTAGATGCATTATTGCAGAATAATATTACATTTAATTTTAATAACACAAATACAAAAGGAGAGTACACATTATTTGCCGATTTTGGAGGCTACACAACTAATACAATTGTTGACATTGGAAAAGAATTTGCAGATATGATTGTGGAGTACAATAATGTCACATACAATGACGGCAATAATGTTACATTTAAAATTAAGGTGACCGACAACAATACTCCCGTATCAGGAAATATAACCCTTACATTTAACAATCAAATATATCAAATCAGACTTAATAACGGAACATGCAATTTTACCATGCCTTCAGATTTAAAACCAAATAATTATACTGTTAAGATTGAATACAATGGTAATGAAGACTATTTTAAAATAAGAAATCACTACTATCAATTTACCATCCATAAAATACAGACCAATATTACTTTAGATGCGCCGGAAGTTAAAATAGGGCAAAATGGGGAATTAACTATAAAAATAAGTCCTTCAACAGCCAACATGAACGGAATATTATATGTTGATGGAAAAGCAAAAACAAGAGCAGATACTAATTCAATAAGGATAATTAACCTTAAAAACTATGTAGTTGGCGTTTACAACTTAACAGTCGTGTTTGATGATGACGAATACTATCTTGGCGGAACTGCAAGCACAATATTCATCGTGAGCAAATACGAAACCAACCTGACAGTCGAAAGCCATGACATCAAAGCAGGTGAAAACGAAACACTGAACATCACAATCAATCCCGGCAACGTCAGGGGAAACGCAGTTCTTCAAATAAACAACGAAACAAGAAACATATTCATCAACGACACCACAACACCAATCACATTGACCGACCTTGAAGAGGGAACATATCAGGTAACCGTATACTACCCCGGCGATGCCAAATATAGCGAATCAACTGCCGCAACCACTTTCAGCGTCTCAAGAATAACCTCACATTTAACAGTCGATTTGACACAGAACATCAACCTCACAGGCAGCATCAAAATACACACCAACCCACTGAACTGCACCGGCGAGGTTGCAATATATGTAAACAATGACGTGACCCTATTGAACCTGACCAACGGATCTGTAAAAACCCAAATCAAACTGAAAAGGGGAAGCAACTACATCTATGTCCACTACAACGGCGACAGGTATTATTCCATAAGCTCCTGGAACACCTCATTCACTATCGAGGGAATTCCTGTGCTCAGCCTGGAAACACAGAAACTGGAAACCGACAGGACCGGCTATGTCAGGATCAACCTTACAGACACCAACAACATCCCATATGAATACACAGACATTACAATCGAGTTCCAGAATACCACAACCGTCCTGAAGAGTGATGAAAATGGTACCGTTTACTATCCAGTCAAAGCAGGTGCGGGAACCTATAATATAACTGCATCCTATGGAAACGCTTCCATTACAAAGACACTTACGGTCAAGACACAGTCAATTTTAAACATTAACATTGAAAGCGTCAATGAGGCAGATGACGTGATGGTTTATGCTACACTCACAGATTCCGCAAACAACAAATTGACCGGGGATGTACTACTTGAGATTAACGGCAACTATTATAGAATCATCGTAAAAGACGGCGCAGGCTCAAGAAACCTTGGCCAGTTCAAGCAGGCCGCATACACCTATACAGCAGCATATCCGGGAAACGACATGCTATGGTCCACAAACCTTACCGGCAGCTTCAAAGTAAACAAGGACAGCTACAAGATCACAGGAAACAAAAACATCATCCAGTACTACGGCGCAACAAAAACATATAAGATAAGACTCACCAACAACAACCAGCCGGTAAAAAATGAGATAATCACAATAAAAATAAACAAGAACACCGTAAAAATAAAAACCGACAATCAAGGCTATGCTTCACTCAAGCTAAACCTCAAGGCAGGAAAATACACAATCACCGCCACATACAAGAGCGCCAAAGCCTCCAATAAAATCACAATAAAACCTACACTGATAACCAAGAACAAGAAAATCAAAAAGGGAAAGACACTGACCTACACAGCAAAGCTTTTAAACAAAAAAGGCAAACCACTAAAAAACAAAAAGGTAACATTCAAGATAAAAAACAGGAAATACACCGCAAAAACCAACAAGAAGGGAATCGCAAAAATCAAGGTCAAAAACCTCAAAAAGGGAAAACACAAAATCCTAACCACATACAAAAAGCAGAAAAACACAAACACTGTAACCGTTAAGTAA
- a CDS encoding heavy metal translocating P-type ATPase, giving the protein MKYKVMYDNGPRLRVRSGQWAFNEREGYGLASLLLDQGFINEVYTSHRNGSILIYYEEGIENKRKIFDILDGITLDDLFEAEPVQTQTSKEISENFYMKISKMILNRIGYRLFLPMPVRNALTVYHAMKYVWHGLDSLTRFNVDVALLDGAAVAGALLHKQYKPASSMMFLLSISDALEDYTIQKAKSTLKDSLALNIDTVWVVGEDGEEKQCPAVDIERGDKIKIHMGDVIPVDGKVIEGDGMVNEASMTGEPLAVHKMPGKTVHAGTVIEEGNLIVEVYSMNKETRLNKIIDLIENSEELKADTQSKAEKLADSIVPYSFIATALTYLITRNPTKALSVLMVDFSCAIKLTTPLSIISAMREASDNRMMIKGGKFLESYANADTIVFDKTGTLTNATPKVVDVIPMSKRYGRDDILRMAACIEEHFAHSIATAIVRQAQAEGLKHEEDHSEVQYIVAHGIATEYEGKRAVIGSKHFLFDDEKVKLTKTQEKKIKKEAKEHSVVYLAIDGKLEGLICIDDPVRPEAKHVIEELKGLGIENVIMLTGDSESGAKAGAKALGITEYRSQVLPEDKSRIVEELKAEGKTVIMVGEGINDSPALAAADVSVSMKHSSDIAREVADISLLSDDLYDLVTLRKLSVGMLDKINSNYRNIVAVNGSLLVLGVLGVIPPSTSSMIHNLSTMIFGVMSTKSVLKNYDIEAKAIEVADAS; this is encoded by the coding sequence ATGAAATACAAGGTAATGTATGATAACGGACCCCGTTTAAGAGTTCGTTCCGGCCAATGGGCCTTCAATGAAAGGGAAGGCTATGGTCTCGCCTCATTACTTCTGGACCAGGGTTTCATCAACGAGGTCTACACTTCCCACAGAAACGGAAGCATCCTGATATACTATGAAGAGGGCATCGAAAACAAGAGGAAAATTTTCGATATCCTTGATGGCATCACACTGGACGACTTATTTGAAGCCGAACCGGTGCAAACCCAGACTTCAAAGGAAATCAGCGAGAATTTCTATATGAAGATATCCAAAATGATTCTCAACAGGATTGGATATAGATTGTTCCTGCCGATGCCAGTCAGGAACGCATTGACAGTTTATCATGCCATGAAATATGTGTGGCATGGACTTGATAGCCTTACACGTTTCAATGTGGATGTCGCTTTGCTTGATGGAGCGGCAGTTGCCGGAGCATTGCTGCACAAGCAATACAAGCCGGCAAGTTCAATGATGTTCTTGTTGTCAATCTCCGATGCATTAGAGGACTACACAATACAGAAGGCCAAATCCACATTAAAGGACAGTCTGGCATTAAACATTGACACAGTATGGGTAGTAGGAGAAGACGGCGAGGAGAAACAGTGTCCTGCTGTCGACATCGAGAGGGGAGATAAAATCAAGATCCATATGGGTGATGTGATACCTGTTGATGGTAAAGTAATAGAAGGCGACGGAATGGTTAATGAGGCCTCAATGACAGGCGAACCGTTGGCCGTTCACAAGATGCCGGGAAAAACAGTTCATGCGGGAACCGTTATTGAAGAGGGCAACCTGATTGTTGAAGTATATTCAATGAACAAGGAAACAAGACTCAATAAGATCATCGACTTGATTGAAAACTCAGAGGAACTAAAGGCCGATACCCAAAGCAAGGCTGAAAAATTGGCCGATTCGATTGTTCCGTACAGCTTTATTGCAACAGCATTAACCTATCTTATTACAAGAAATCCGACAAAGGCGTTGTCCGTCTTGATGGTTGATTTTTCATGCGCGATAAAATTGACAACACCTTTGTCCATCATTTCTGCAATGCGCGAGGCATCAGACAACAGGATGATGATTAAGGGCGGAAAGTTCCTTGAAAGCTATGCCAATGCCGACACAATCGTGTTTGACAAGACAGGAACATTGACAAACGCAACCCCAAAGGTTGTTGACGTGATTCCGATGTCAAAAAGATACGGTCGTGACGACATTTTAAGAATGGCGGCATGCATTGAGGAGCACTTTGCCCACAGTATCGCAACTGCCATCGTAAGGCAAGCCCAAGCTGAAGGCCTTAAGCATGAAGAGGACCACAGTGAGGTTCAATACATTGTGGCACACGGAATTGCAACTGAATATGAAGGCAAGCGTGCTGTAATAGGATCCAAGCACTTCCTGTTTGATGATGAGAAAGTCAAGCTGACCAAGACTCAGGAGAAGAAAATCAAAAAAGAAGCAAAAGAGCATTCTGTTGTTTATCTGGCCATTGATGGAAAACTTGAAGGCTTGATATGCATTGATGATCCGGTAAGACCTGAAGCGAAACATGTCATTGAGGAGCTTAAGGGATTGGGCATTGAAAATGTCATAATGCTTACAGGTGACAGTGAAAGTGGTGCCAAAGCGGGAGCCAAGGCATTAGGCATCACTGAATACAGGTCACAGGTACTTCCTGAAGATAAATCCAGAATTGTCGAAGAGCTGAAAGCTGAAGGCAAGACCGTAATAATGGTTGGGGAGGGTATTAACGATTCACCGGCCCTTGCTGCGGCAGATGTGTCCGTTTCAATGAAGCATTCATCAGATATCGCTCGTGAAGTTGCCGACATATCCCTGTTGTCCGATGACTTGTATGATCTTGTAACCCTGAGGAAATTAAGTGTGGGAATGCTTGATAAAATCAACAGTAACTATCGCAATATCGTTGCGGTGAACGGTTCACTATTGGTTTTAGGCGTACTGGGCGTTATTCCTCCATCAACTTCATCAATGATACACAATCTCTCAACAATGATATTTGGTGTGATGAGTACAAAATCCGTATTAAAAAATTACGATATTGAAGCAAAAGCCATTGAAGTGGCCGACGCTTCATAA
- a CDS encoding CPBP family intramembrane glutamic endopeptidase, translated as MDIHKKFFSKIGFNYLILGIITLIFQIIILNIINLTNPQYLTDINIISIVSTICNYILPFPIFYWLMKKISSTKLEKTGIGIKTFILYLGITITLMWIGNLIGLAITSLLSSTMQSDITNPVQELINSADIWFNLIIISLLAPIFEEILFRKLLIDRTIKYGAKVSIILSAVIFALFHGNLNQFFYALLMGGFFAYVYIKTGRIIYTIILHSIINLMGSVVSLFVANSVNNLMSVFNSLDFAILITYIMILLLFLIIGIYGLTKLEKARFNGQKTEIALKNPFRTMFLNYGMICLTAFYIIMMIRQTLG; from the coding sequence ATGGATATCCATAAAAAGTTTTTCTCAAAAATAGGATTTAACTATCTGATATTGGGAATCATTACACTGATATTTCAAATAATTATTTTAAACATCATTAATTTGACAAATCCCCAATATCTAACTGACATTAACATAATCAGCATAGTATCCACAATCTGCAATTATATCCTGCCGTTTCCAATCTTTTACTGGCTAATGAAAAAAATCAGCAGCACAAAACTCGAAAAAACAGGAATCGGCATCAAGACTTTCATACTTTACCTGGGAATTACCATAACGTTGATGTGGATTGGAAATCTCATTGGACTGGCCATAACATCATTGCTCAGTTCAACAATGCAAAGCGACATCACAAATCCTGTCCAAGAGCTAATCAACAGTGCCGACATTTGGTTCAATCTCATAATAATAAGCTTATTGGCCCCAATATTTGAAGAGATACTCTTCAGAAAACTTCTAATCGACAGGACCATAAAATACGGGGCAAAGGTATCCATAATCCTTTCGGCAGTGATTTTTGCACTCTTTCATGGAAACCTGAACCAGTTCTTCTATGCGCTGCTTATGGGAGGGTTTTTCGCATATGTATACATAAAAACCGGAAGGATAATCTACACCATAATACTCCACAGCATCATCAATCTTATGGGATCTGTGGTGAGCCTCTTTGTCGCAAATTCAGTTAATAACCTGATGTCAGTTTTTAATTCCCTTGATTTTGCGATTTTGATAACTTATATCATGATTTTACTTTTATTCCTGATTATTGGAATATACGGACTTACCAAATTGGAAAAGGCCAGATTCAATGGGCAAAAAACCGAGATTGCGCTTAAAAATCCCTTTAGAACAATGTTCCTAAATTATGGAATGATTTGCTTAACTGCATTCTATATCATTATGATGATTCGCCAGACATTAGGTTAA
- the thiD gene encoding bifunctional hydroxymethylpyrimidine kinase/phosphomethylpyrimidine kinase yields MIVMSIAGVDPSGGAGVLTDIKAFQAIGVYGCGIVTALTAQNPYKFFSTMPVPEEFIEEQIDSVMDSYDVEFIKTGMLYSPEIIKLVSKKIREYDLKAVVDPVMVATSGGDLTREDIAKAFNKYLIPLSVLTTPNVSEAEKLADFKINTKEDAIEASKMIKCNSIITGGHLDGINTINIDGEISIVKQELIETDNLHGTGCNLSAAITAFLAKNNDLHTSILKALDYVYEGIKNGNYGTLIAKIQLFDHI; encoded by the coding sequence ATGATTGTGATGAGCATTGCAGGCGTTGACCCTTCAGGAGGCGCAGGTGTTCTAACCGACATCAAGGCTTTTCAAGCCATTGGTGTTTATGGATGCGGAATTGTGACTGCACTTACAGCACAAAACCCATACAAGTTTTTCTCAACCATGCCAGTTCCAGAGGAGTTTATTGAGGAACAGATTGACTCCGTAATGGATTCCTATGATGTCGAGTTCATCAAAACAGGAATGCTCTATTCACCCGAAATCATCAAGCTGGTGTCAAAAAAGATTAGGGAATATGACCTTAAGGCTGTTGTTGATCCGGTCATGGTCGCCACATCCGGCGGAGACCTGACAAGAGAGGATATTGCCAAGGCATTCAACAAATATCTGATTCCCCTTAGCGTTTTAACAACACCAAATGTTTCTGAAGCCGAAAAATTAGCTGATTTTAAAATTAACACCAAGGAAGATGCAATTGAAGCTTCCAAAATGATTAAATGCAACAGCATCATCACCGGAGGACATCTGGATGGAATCAACACAATCAACATCGATGGTGAAATCTCAATCGTAAAACAGGAACTGATTGAAACCGACAACCTTCACGGCACCGGATGTAACTTATCTGCAGCGATAACCGCATTTCTAGCAAAAAACAATGACCTTCACACTTCAATCCTAAAGGCACTGGATTATGTGTATGAAGGAATAAAAAATGGAAATTATGGTACGTTAATAGCTAAGATTCAACTATTCGACCATATCTAA